One stretch of bacterium DNA includes these proteins:
- a CDS encoding TetR/AcrR family transcriptional regulator: MEYDARRETILETAASLFASQGYERTTIRDVAHGAGMSVAGLYYYVRGKEELLFHICERSFSMVLDALTQELARTPDPRARVRALIRNHLDHFLRHVSEMKVLTRELDALQGAHAAQIYALRHRYYTICRKVVSDVAIDTVPLRLATMGLFGMLNWIHMWYRPDVDGDADALADGMARIFLDGYATPREARVR, encoded by the coding sequence ATGGAATACGATGCTCGACGGGAGACGATTCTCGAGACCGCCGCGTCGCTGTTTGCATCCCAGGGGTACGAGCGAACGACGATTCGGGATGTCGCGCACGGCGCCGGGATGAGCGTCGCCGGTCTCTATTATTACGTTCGCGGCAAGGAAGAACTGCTGTTTCATATCTGCGAGCGCAGTTTCTCCATGGTGCTGGACGCTCTGACCCAGGAATTGGCCCGCACGCCCGATCCCAGGGCCCGCGTGCGGGCGCTCATTCGCAATCACCTCGACCACTTTCTGCGCCACGTGAGTGAGATGAAAGTGCTGACCCGGGAACTGGACGCGCTGCAGGGCGCGCACGCCGCTCAGATCTACGCCCTCCGTCACCGCTATTACACGATCTGCCGCAAGGTCGTCTCGGACGTCGCCATCGACACGGTGCCGCTGCGCCTCGCGACGATGGGACTGTTCGGCATGCTCAACTGGATTCACATGTGGTACCGGCCGGACGTCGACGGCGACGCCGACGCGCTGGCCGACGGCATGGCCCGGATCTTCCTCGACGGATACGCGACGCCGCGGGAGGCGCGCGTCCGGTGA
- a CDS encoding proline dehydrogenase family protein: MPGTAILRSVLLAAAHRPRIAAAVRRHGLRLGAARFVAGESLDECVPVLRRLNERGLLTNTTILGEGVTDAGIAESVVRGYIAVLDRVAREQLQTNIAVKLTNLGLDLGEDIAYRNVARLVEIAAQRANFVRIDMEESPRVDTTLRIYRRLRGEGHERVGLALQAYLYRSEHDLQSLRPLAPNVRIVKGAYLEPADVAYPRKADVDRSYVRLAEHALLSDGYAAIATHDDRIIDQVIDVTTRRGIPRERFEFQMLYGVRPRLQSDLASRGYRVRIAAPHGPEWSTYLIRRLAERPANVLFALRSLVRR, translated from the coding sequence ATGCCGGGGACCGCCATTCTGCGGAGCGTCCTCCTCGCCGCGGCGCACCGGCCGCGGATTGCGGCCGCGGTGCGCCGCCACGGCCTGCGGCTCGGCGCGGCCCGGTTTGTGGCCGGGGAATCCCTGGACGAGTGCGTCCCAGTCCTGCGAAGACTCAACGAGCGGGGTCTGCTCACGAACACGACCATCCTGGGCGAAGGCGTCACGGACGCCGGAATCGCGGAGTCGGTCGTCCGGGGCTATATTGCCGTACTGGATCGGGTGGCCCGAGAGCAGCTGCAGACGAACATCGCGGTGAAGCTCACGAACCTCGGACTGGACCTCGGCGAGGACATCGCGTACCGCAACGTCGCGCGGCTCGTGGAAATCGCGGCCCAGCGCGCCAATTTCGTCCGCATCGACATGGAAGAGTCGCCTCGGGTCGATACCACCCTGCGCATCTATAGGCGGCTGCGGGGCGAGGGCCACGAGAGAGTCGGCCTTGCGCTGCAGGCGTACCTCTATCGCAGCGAGCACGATCTGCAGAGCCTGCGGCCGCTGGCGCCCAACGTACGGATCGTCAAAGGCGCCTATCTCGAGCCGGCGGACGTCGCCTACCCGCGTAAGGCGGATGTCGACCGCAGCTACGTCCGTCTCGCCGAACACGCCCTCCTGTCAGACGGCTACGCCGCGATCGCCACCCATGACGACCGGATCATCGACCAGGTCATCGACGTGACGACGCGGCGTGGGATTCCCCGGGAGCGGTTCGAATTCCAGATGCTGTACGGCGTGCGGCCGCGGCTCCAGTCGGACCTCGCGAGCCGCGGGTATCGCGTGCGGATCGCGGCCCCGCACGGCCCGGAATGGTCGACATATCTCATACGGCGGCTCGCCGAACGGCCGGCGAACGTGCTCTTTGCGCTGCGCAGTCTCGTGCGCCGATAG
- a CDS encoding cytochrome b N-terminal domain-containing protein, with translation MTADPRHGASGPRRGWLEERLGGQLFGGFLNRNVPDETGLPHTLGSATLFLLVVQVATGIVLGMNYVPSPEHAYDSIEFIMSQVLLGPILRGLHHWGSSALVVVAGLHMLRVFLWGSYKRPREVTWMAGVALLLIVMGFAFTGYLLPWTQRSYWATVVGTKIVGTVPGAGAWLLQVIRGEAGVGPVALARFYAIHVLLLPALLVPLVVLHLYLVYRHGIAPAPGNEAAARKGKRFYPEQLAEDLGVSLLVLAVLFALTAWRGVPTEVRADPASTTYVPRPEWYFLFFFQLLKYFEGPIWEPFGVIVLPLAAILLLFVIPLVDRRAERRPARRPYAMVSAAAAVAVVAGLTYFGAVQVPPGTRTAPAGSSQALISRGHEVFVTNGCKNCHVVAGQGAEVGPELTHVGSRLTADRLAAQVRNPASVNPKTNMPAFDKLSGDDLKALVAYLLTLK, from the coding sequence ATGACCGCTGACCCCCGGCACGGCGCGTCGGGCCCGCGCCGGGGATGGCTCGAAGAACGCCTCGGCGGGCAGCTGTTCGGCGGGTTCCTGAACCGCAACGTGCCGGACGAGACCGGGCTGCCGCACACGCTCGGCAGCGCAACACTCTTCCTCCTTGTCGTGCAGGTTGCGACCGGCATTGTGCTCGGGATGAACTACGTGCCGAGTCCCGAGCACGCCTACGACAGCATCGAGTTCATCATGTCGCAGGTGCTCCTCGGGCCCATCCTCCGCGGCCTTCACCACTGGGGCTCGAGCGCCCTCGTCGTCGTCGCGGGCCTGCACATGCTCCGGGTGTTCCTCTGGGGGTCGTACAAGCGTCCGCGCGAGGTCACCTGGATGGCCGGTGTCGCCCTCTTACTGATCGTCATGGGATTCGCGTTTACCGGCTACCTGCTCCCCTGGACGCAGCGCTCCTACTGGGCGACGGTGGTCGGCACGAAGATCGTCGGCACGGTGCCGGGCGCCGGGGCATGGCTGCTGCAGGTGATCCGCGGCGAAGCCGGCGTGGGTCCCGTCGCGCTCGCCCGCTTCTACGCGATTCACGTGCTGTTGCTGCCGGCGCTGCTCGTACCGCTCGTGGTTTTGCACCTCTATCTCGTCTACCGGCACGGCATCGCGCCGGCGCCGGGGAACGAAGCGGCGGCGCGCAAGGGCAAGCGGTTCTACCCGGAGCAACTCGCGGAAGACCTCGGCGTGTCGCTCCTCGTGTTGGCGGTGCTCTTCGCCCTGACCGCGTGGCGGGGCGTGCCGACGGAGGTGCGCGCGGATCCGGCCTCGACCACCTACGTGCCGCGCCCGGAGTGGTACTTCCTGTTCTTCTTCCAGCTGCTCAAGTATTTCGAGGGGCCGATCTGGGAGCCGTTCGGCGTGATCGTGCTGCCGCTCGCGGCGATCTTGCTGCTCTTTGTTATCCCGCTCGTCGACCGGCGGGCCGAACGTCGGCCGGCCCGCCGGCCGTACGCGATGGTGTCCGCGGCCGCGGCGGTGGCCGTCGTGGCCGGGTTGACGTACTTTGGGGCCGTGCAGGTGCCGCCCGGGACGCGGACGGCGCCGGCGGGCTCCTCACAGGCGCTGATTAGTCGCGGGCACGAGGTGTTCGTCACCAACGGGTGCAAGAATTGCCATGTCGTTGCCGGGCAAGGCGCCGAAGTCGGTCCCGAGCTCACCCACGTCGGCAGCCGTCTGACGGCCGACAGACTCGCCGCGCAAGTCCGCAACCCGGCATCGGTGAATCCCAAGACCAACATGCCGGCGTTCGACAAGCTCTCCGGCGACGATCTCAAGGCGCTGGTCGCCTACCTCCTGACACTCAAGTAA
- a CDS encoding Rieske 2Fe-2S domain-containing protein codes for MRTRMTAETGPKAALDRRTFFNRLFWGLSGLLGALVGIPVVGAFLSPAFKPVERAQWVAVGGAGTFGPVPSLAHHLHPAHEGWVNATAEMQVWVVRDRQGAFRVFDNHCTHLGCPYHWEASQQRFVCPCHGGQFDATGKVLAGPPPRPLDAYDTKVEGGTLYMGALRRGGA; via the coding sequence GTGCGGACGAGGATGACTGCGGAGACCGGACCGAAGGCGGCGCTGGATCGCCGTACGTTTTTCAACCGTCTGTTTTGGGGTCTTAGCGGTCTGCTCGGCGCCCTGGTCGGCATTCCGGTCGTCGGCGCCTTCCTCTCGCCGGCCTTCAAGCCCGTCGAGCGGGCGCAATGGGTGGCGGTCGGCGGTGCCGGCACCTTCGGCCCCGTGCCGTCGCTCGCCCATCACCTGCACCCGGCGCATGAAGGCTGGGTCAACGCGACCGCCGAGATGCAGGTCTGGGTGGTGAGAGACCGGCAGGGCGCCTTCCGCGTTTTCGACAATCACTGCACGCACCTCGGCTGTCCGTATCACTGGGAGGCGTCGCAGCAGCGCTTTGTCTGTCCGTGCCACGGCGGGCAGTTCGACGCGACCGGCAAGGTGCTCGCCGGTCCGCCGCCGCGGCCGCTCGATGCCTACGACACCAAAGTCGAGGGCGGCACGTTGTACATGGGTGCGTTGCGCCGGGGCGGCGCATGA
- a CDS encoding heavy metal translocating P-type ATPase: MLPAAQPLLCAASQIAAWLAGGQAGVLLYALAYLAGGTGSAVAAWGSIRRGRIDVNVLMLVAALAAAWLGAWAEGSVLLFLFSLSNALEFYAIGRTRRAIRALVALRPTVALVRRGGETRTVPADALRIGDVVIVRPAERLAADGIVIAGESSIDQAPITGESIPADVVPGSTVFAGTINQRGGLEVRVTKAPEDTTLARIIALVLQAQAAQVPAQRLIDRFGQVYAIVIIAGAAVAYAVMAAAGIGGGTALYRSVTLLVVASPCAIVISTPAAILSAIANAARRGILFKGGASLEQLAAVETVVFDKTGTLTTGRPVVTDVVPIDGDEDRVLAMAAGLEQRSEHALADAVVGACRERGISLGQPESFESVTGRGVRGRLGGAVVRVGSAAFMREEAVAVPESARAHIARLQADGRTLMYVADDQLRGIIALADVPRPQAGAALRMLRALGITRITMLTGDHAGAAGAVAARLGIRDVRAELLPEEKADAVRSLAGAAAVAVVGDGVNDAPALAAAHVGIAMGAAGTDAALETADVVLMGDDLTRLPYAIELSRRTRQVVAQNLFVAACVIAGLIALTLGIGLRLAFGVVGHEGSTVAVVLNGLRLLTYRPRPV, translated from the coding sequence GTGCTGCCCGCCGCGCAGCCGCTGCTCTGCGCGGCGAGTCAGATCGCCGCCTGGTTGGCCGGGGGCCAAGCCGGCGTCCTACTCTACGCCCTCGCGTACCTCGCGGGAGGAACGGGCAGCGCGGTCGCGGCGTGGGGCTCGATACGGCGCGGCCGGATCGACGTCAACGTGCTCATGCTCGTCGCCGCGCTCGCCGCCGCCTGGCTCGGCGCGTGGGCCGAAGGCAGCGTGCTGCTGTTCCTGTTTTCGCTCAGCAATGCGTTGGAGTTCTACGCGATCGGACGGACCCGCCGCGCCATCCGCGCGCTCGTCGCCCTGCGGCCCACGGTCGCCCTCGTGCGCCGCGGCGGCGAGACCCGGACCGTGCCGGCGGACGCGCTGCGGATCGGAGATGTGGTCATCGTCCGCCCGGCCGAACGGCTGGCGGCCGACGGCATCGTGATCGCTGGGGAATCGAGTATTGATCAGGCCCCGATTACCGGAGAATCGATCCCCGCCGACGTGGTCCCGGGATCCACCGTCTTTGCCGGCACGATCAACCAGCGCGGCGGACTGGAAGTTCGCGTGACCAAGGCCCCGGAAGACACGACGCTGGCCCGCATCATCGCCCTCGTCCTGCAGGCGCAGGCCGCTCAGGTGCCGGCCCAGCGGCTGATCGACCGGTTTGGACAGGTCTACGCGATCGTCATCATCGCGGGAGCGGCGGTCGCCTACGCCGTCATGGCGGCCGCGGGTATCGGCGGCGGCACCGCCCTCTACCGGTCGGTGACGCTGCTCGTGGTGGCCTCCCCCTGCGCCATCGTCATTTCCACGCCGGCCGCGATCCTGTCGGCGATCGCGAACGCGGCCCGGCGCGGCATCCTCTTCAAAGGCGGCGCGTCCCTGGAACAACTGGCCGCCGTCGAGACGGTGGTCTTCGACAAGACGGGCACGCTGACGACCGGACGTCCGGTCGTCACCGATGTCGTCCCGATCGACGGCGATGAGGACCGTGTCCTGGCCATGGCGGCCGGCCTCGAGCAGCGGTCCGAGCACGCGCTCGCTGATGCCGTGGTGGGCGCCTGCCGCGAGCGCGGCATCAGCTTAGGGCAGCCGGAGTCGTTCGAGTCCGTGACCGGCCGGGGCGTGCGCGGCCGGCTCGGCGGGGCCGTGGTCCGCGTGGGCAGCGCGGCGTTTATGCGGGAAGAGGCCGTCGCCGTGCCGGAATCGGCGCGCGCGCACATCGCGCGCCTCCAGGCGGACGGCCGGACGCTGATGTACGTAGCCGACGACCAGCTCCGCGGCATCATCGCCCTCGCCGACGTGCCGCGGCCGCAGGCGGGCGCGGCGCTCCGCATGCTTCGGGCGCTTGGCATCACGCGCATCACGATGCTGACCGGCGATCATGCCGGGGCGGCCGGCGCCGTCGCGGCGCGTCTCGGCATCCGCGACGTACGGGCCGAGCTGCTGCCGGAGGAGAAGGCGGACGCGGTGCGGAGCCTCGCCGGGGCGGCCGCGGTTGCCGTCGTTGGAGACGGCGTCAACGATGCCCCGGCCCTCGCCGCCGCGCACGTGGGTATTGCGATGGGGGCCGCCGGCACGGACGCGGCCCTGGAGACGGCCGACGTCGTGCTGATGGGGGACGATCTAACGCGGCTCCCCTACGCGATCGAGCTCAGCCGGCGAACGCGTCAGGTGGTTGCGCAAAACTTGTTCGTGGCCGCCTGCGTCATTGCCGGCCTGATCGCGCTCACGCTGGGTATTGGCCTTAGGCTGGCGTTCGGGGTGGTTGGCCACGAGGGCAGCACTGTCGCGGTCGTGCTGAACGGCCTGCGGCTCTTGACTTACCGCCCCCGGCCCGTGTGA
- a CDS encoding GAF domain-containing sensor histidine kinase: MQALTTILALAIGLHLAVALMLVAHYVELRAAYALWWVAGAAALAARAVVDLGALAPAAPLPLVLLRTTLLLAGAGFFLTASVSRDPRSRGIVVVGTLGFGALLVAVIAALLLSAPADPGQAALARDIAGLAAGAAFLLAAEGYRRAEQILDDLATRLIFGGLIIAGLNFIAWAWTPWTAQAATISELLGGLFILVFGAGVVLRSMQRARRLIILSQLSTALHQPNGVHELLGDVLERAGELLQLHTGWVFLRRPGTDAYELAAAYHLPRPLEADGREAMRGTCRCLDLLAGHQLTEPVNIVNCMRLEGVGSAAQHASVPLRTSKGIAGLMNLVLPAGRLFGHRELALLATVGGEVGLAIEKAQLLEELAVKERSRGELIKRLLTAQEDERRRIARELHDETGQSITALIVNLDIARAAAEGVPQIAEALDRLKDLAEGTLEEVRKLIYDLRPTVLDDLGLTSALRWYAHQQLEPRGIEVEFHNHVGETRLETVVETTLFRIAQEAMWNVVKHSGATRVELGLDLIPDGVRLRVQDNGRGFRPDGERPFDPLRGGLGLGGMRERAALIGGTVKIWSGEGRGTEVVAELPTAAPGAPA; this comes from the coding sequence ATGCAGGCACTCACGACGATCCTCGCGCTCGCGATCGGACTTCACCTCGCCGTTGCCCTGATGCTGGTCGCGCACTATGTTGAACTGCGCGCTGCGTATGCCTTGTGGTGGGTGGCGGGGGCGGCGGCGCTCGCGGCGCGCGCCGTGGTCGATCTCGGGGCGCTGGCGCCGGCGGCGCCGTTGCCGCTGGTGCTCCTGCGAACAACCCTGCTGCTTGCGGGCGCCGGGTTTTTCCTGACCGCGTCGGTGTCCCGCGACCCCCGCTCCCGCGGCATCGTTGTCGTCGGGACCTTAGGATTCGGGGCGCTGCTCGTTGCGGTGATCGCGGCGTTGCTGCTCTCGGCCCCGGCCGATCCCGGCCAGGCGGCGCTCGCGCGCGACATCGCGGGCCTGGCAGCAGGCGCCGCGTTCCTGCTGGCCGCCGAAGGCTACCGCCGCGCCGAGCAGATCCTGGACGACCTCGCAACGCGGCTGATCTTCGGGGGCCTTATCATCGCGGGGCTGAACTTCATTGCGTGGGCATGGACCCCGTGGACCGCGCAGGCCGCCACCATCTCTGAACTGCTGGGCGGACTCTTCATCCTGGTGTTCGGCGCGGGGGTCGTGCTACGGTCGATGCAGCGGGCGCGCCGCCTCATCATCCTGAGCCAGCTCAGCACCGCGCTCCACCAGCCGAACGGCGTCCACGAACTGCTGGGGGACGTCCTTGAGCGCGCGGGCGAGCTCCTGCAGCTGCACACCGGCTGGGTCTTTCTGCGCCGCCCGGGCACGGACGCGTACGAGCTGGCCGCGGCGTATCACCTGCCCCGCCCGCTCGAGGCCGACGGGCGCGAAGCGATGCGGGGCACGTGCCGGTGTCTCGACCTGTTGGCCGGTCACCAGTTGACCGAGCCGGTCAACATCGTCAACTGCATGCGGCTGGAGGGCGTCGGGAGCGCCGCCCAGCACGCGAGTGTGCCGCTGCGCACGTCGAAGGGGATCGCCGGGCTGATGAATCTGGTCCTGCCGGCCGGCCGGCTGTTCGGCCACCGCGAACTGGCGCTCCTCGCTACGGTGGGAGGTGAAGTCGGTCTCGCGATCGAGAAGGCGCAGCTCCTCGAAGAACTGGCGGTCAAGGAGCGCAGCCGGGGCGAGCTTATCAAGCGGCTGCTGACGGCGCAGGAGGACGAGCGCCGGCGGATCGCCCGGGAGCTGCACGACGAGACCGGGCAGTCGATCACGGCGCTCATCGTGAACCTCGACATCGCCCGCGCCGCCGCCGAGGGCGTGCCTCAAATCGCCGAGGCGCTCGACCGGCTCAAGGACCTCGCGGAGGGGACGCTGGAAGAGGTCCGCAAGTTGATCTACGATCTGCGGCCCACGGTCTTGGACGATCTCGGACTCACGTCCGCGTTGCGCTGGTACGCCCACCAGCAGCTCGAGCCGCGCGGGATCGAGGTTGAGTTTCATAACCACGTGGGAGAGACGCGCCTCGAGACGGTCGTCGAGACCACCCTGTTCCGCATCGCGCAGGAAGCGATGTGGAACGTCGTCAAGCACTCGGGGGCGACGCGCGTCGAACTCGGGCTCGACCTCATCCCCGACGGCGTGCGCCTGCGCGTACAGGACAACGGCCGGGGGTTCCGGCCGGACGGTGAGCGCCCGTTTGACCCCCTACGGGGCGGCCTGGGGCTCGGTGGCATGCGAGAGCGCGCCGCGCTGATCGGGGGCACCGTCAAGATCTGGTCAGGCGAAGGCCGCGGGACCGAGGTGGTGGCGGAACTTCCGACGGCGGCGCCCGGCGCGCCCGCCTGA
- a CDS encoding VC0807 family protein: protein MAGEQDALPRRLVPGIARSVVLNTVIPILLYRLTKRYLSPSEVVALGVAALFPLGESVVQVARSRTLDPIALIVLGGVAVSMIGVAFGGSAKLLLIRESLFTGALGIACFVSLALPRPLMFYFGRSFTTGNDPDRIATFNAGWQRPYFRYVNRLITVVWGAAFTAEFVVRVTMVNTLPAAVVLAVSPVITGGVTIATILWTFTYVRRAKARG from the coding sequence ATGGCTGGCGAGCAGGATGCGTTGCCGCGCCGTCTTGTGCCGGGCATCGCGCGAAGCGTCGTCCTGAACACTGTCATCCCGATCCTGTTGTACCGCCTCACCAAGCGCTATCTCTCGCCGTCCGAGGTGGTCGCCCTCGGCGTCGCGGCGCTGTTCCCGCTTGGGGAGAGCGTCGTCCAGGTCGCCCGCAGCCGCACGCTCGATCCCATCGCGCTGATCGTGCTCGGGGGCGTGGCGGTCAGCATGATCGGCGTCGCGTTCGGAGGCAGCGCGAAACTGCTCTTGATCCGAGAGTCGCTGTTCACGGGGGCGCTCGGGATCGCCTGCTTCGTCTCCCTCGCGCTTCCCCGGCCGCTCATGTTCTACTTTGGCCGCTCCTTTACGACGGGCAACGACCCCGACAGAATCGCGACGTTCAACGCGGGCTGGCAGCGCCCGTATTTTCGGTACGTGAACCGGCTGATCACCGTGGTGTGGGGCGCGGCGTTCACCGCGGAGTTTGTGGTCCGGGTCACGATGGTCAACACACTGCCGGCGGCCGTCGTGCTCGCCGTTTCCCCGGTGATCACGGGCGGGGTCACGATCGCCACGATCTTGTGGACCTTCACCTACGTGCGGCGGGCGAAGGCGCGGGGATGA
- a CDS encoding YbaK/EbsC family protein — MTEIESGNFATFGAPCLRRLREYLDMAGVAYEVSRHAPRYTAQELAQVEHVPGKLIAKAVLVMADQRLVMVVLPGTSRINVPWVRAAAGAKSARLATEAEFLRAFPDCEAGAMPPFGNLYHVPVLVDRGLTRDPVIMFNAGTHDLLITMTYADFERLVQPKIGIFAVQPQAAAS; from the coding sequence ATGACCGAGATCGAGTCCGGCAACTTTGCGACCTTCGGGGCACCGTGCCTGCGGCGTCTGCGGGAATATCTCGACATGGCCGGCGTGGCGTACGAGGTCTCGCGGCACGCGCCGCGGTACACCGCGCAGGAGCTCGCGCAGGTGGAGCACGTGCCGGGGAAGCTGATCGCCAAGGCGGTCCTGGTCATGGCGGATCAGCGTCTCGTGATGGTGGTCCTCCCGGGGACGTCGCGCATCAACGTGCCGTGGGTGCGCGCGGCGGCGGGCGCGAAGAGCGCGCGGCTGGCCACGGAAGCCGAGTTCCTGCGCGCGTTTCCGGACTGCGAGGCCGGCGCGATGCCGCCGTTCGGCAACCTGTACCACGTCCCCGTGCTGGTGGACCGGGGGTTGACCCGCGACCCGGTGATCATGTTCAACGCGGGTACGCACGACCTCCTGATCACGATGACCTACGCGGATTTCGAGCGGCTCGTGCAGCCCAAGATCGGGATTTTCGCGGTACAGCCGCAGGCCGCGGCATCGTGA
- a CDS encoding CBS domain-containing protein, producing the protein MLVRDRMTSPAITAKPETDTSAALKTMYVHKIRRLPIVDERGVLVGIVTQRTLYERGKATTPVRDLMTATPYTTAPDVPIVEAAAKMRTLGIGALPVVDHGQLAGIITESDIFDSFLELLGAGRTGTRLVIPIADVTTGVRAVLDALERAKAPLTGLATYADRHGWSVVLTAGEEDPRDVVRSLRSAGFEPSQISVQTTAGV; encoded by the coding sequence ATGCTCGTGCGCGACCGGATGACGAGCCCGGCAATCACGGCGAAGCCTGAAACGGACACCAGCGCGGCGCTCAAAACCATGTACGTGCACAAGATCCGGCGGCTTCCGATCGTCGACGAACGGGGTGTGCTGGTCGGGATCGTGACGCAGCGGACGCTCTACGAGCGCGGCAAGGCGACGACGCCGGTTCGGGACCTCATGACCGCGACGCCATATACGACCGCCCCCGACGTCCCGATCGTCGAGGCGGCCGCCAAGATGCGCACGCTCGGAATCGGCGCGCTGCCGGTGGTCGACCACGGGCAGCTTGCCGGGATCATCACCGAAAGCGACATTTTCGACTCGTTTCTCGAGCTGCTGGGCGCGGGGCGGACCGGCACGCGCCTCGTCATCCCGATCGCCGACGTGACCACCGGCGTCCGCGCGGTCCTCGACGCGCTCGAGCGGGCAAAGGCACCGCTCACCGGCCTGGCCACGTACGCCGACCGGCACGGATGGTCGGTAGTGCTGACCGCCGGCGAAGAGGATCCGCGCGATGTCGTGCGCTCGCTGCGTAGCGCCGGATTCGAGCCGTCGCAGATCAGCGTCCAGACGACCGCCGGCGTCTAA
- a CDS encoding class I fructose-bisphosphate aldolase, translating into MSVNAMVETARALTAPGKGILAADESHGTIGTRLAAVGVENTPENRRQYRQLLFLTPGIADALSGVILFDETARQRADDGTPFPEILTRLGIVPGIKVDAGAKRLAGAPGERVTEGLDGLRERLAEYRTLGARFAKWRAVIEIGEGRPSRYCLAANAHALARYAALCQEAEVLPIVEPEVLMDGGHTIQQCFDATEAALDRVFHSLRDHRVALEAVLLKPNMVVSGAKSPEQAGVEEVAEATVRCLRRTVPAAVPGVMFLSGGQTPERATQHLNAMNAMPGTRPWVLSFSFARALQGPVLETWRGSADAVQAAQQAFLHRARCASAAREGRYTPAMEQAGAAAGRGRR; encoded by the coding sequence ATGAGCGTGAACGCGATGGTCGAGACCGCACGGGCCCTCACGGCGCCCGGCAAGGGGATCCTGGCCGCGGACGAGAGCCACGGCACAATCGGGACGCGGCTCGCCGCGGTGGGCGTCGAGAACACGCCGGAGAATCGCCGGCAGTACCGGCAGCTCCTGTTCCTGACGCCGGGGATCGCGGACGCGCTCAGCGGCGTGATCCTGTTTGATGAGACGGCCCGCCAGCGAGCCGACGACGGGACGCCGTTTCCCGAGATCCTGACGCGGCTCGGCATCGTGCCCGGCATCAAAGTCGACGCCGGCGCCAAGCGGCTGGCCGGTGCGCCCGGCGAACGCGTCACGGAGGGCCTCGACGGGCTCCGCGAGCGGCTGGCGGAGTACCGGACGCTCGGCGCCCGGTTTGCCAAATGGCGGGCCGTGATCGAAATCGGCGAGGGCCGGCCGAGCCGGTACTGTCTCGCCGCGAACGCCCACGCCCTCGCGCGGTACGCGGCGCTCTGCCAGGAAGCGGAGGTCCTCCCCATCGTCGAACCCGAGGTGCTGATGGACGGCGGCCACACGATTCAGCAGTGCTTCGATGCGACCGAGGCCGCGCTCGACCGCGTGTTCCACTCGTTGCGGGACCACCGGGTCGCGCTGGAGGCGGTGCTCCTCAAACCGAACATGGTGGTGTCCGGAGCGAAATCCCCGGAGCAGGCGGGCGTGGAGGAGGTGGCGGAGGCCACCGTGCGCTGCCTGCGGCGCACGGTACCCGCGGCCGTGCCGGGCGTGATGTTCCTCTCCGGCGGCCAAACCCCCGAACGCGCCACGCAGCACCTGAACGCTATGAACGCGATGCCGGGAACCCGCCCGTGGGTGCTGAGTTTTTCGTTCGCGCGCGCGCTACAGGGGCCGGTGCTGGAGACGTGGCGGGGGTCGGCGGACGCGGTGCAGGCGGCTCAGCAGGCGTTCCTCCATCGGGCGCGGTGCGCCTCGGCGGCGCGGGAAGGGCGGTACACGCCCGCAATGGAGCAGGCCGGCGCAGCGGCCGGTCGGGGGCGCCGCTAG